In Euphorbia lathyris chromosome 2, ddEupLath1.1, whole genome shotgun sequence, the sequence TAAATAGATAACTAAAGGAGGCTAAACCAAGGATACTAAAAATATAGAGGCAAACGCCGGAAATCAACGAAGTCATCATGGTCCCTCTTCACCTGAAATTCAGTTAAAAGAACACTAGTAGATACAAAAACTCGACTTCCAACTGTTTTCGAAACATGTACCTTAGGGACTTTGCAATCAGAAGCATAGTGCCCTCTCTGCTGACAGTTGTAACATTTCACACATGAGATGTTCACTTTTTTCTTGTTAATTAAGCTAAGTTTCAAATGTTAGGTAAAGTTTAGTGAAAAAGCTAAACAACAGTTCGCTTGTATGTGTATGTGCTGAGACTGGAAAGTGGCttattttctagaaaaaatatatttattgcATTATTTTTAATGGCTGAAAAAAGAGAAAGTCAGTTCATACATGCATTAGCATTCACTTGTAACTGATAGCTTGTTTGCACATTATAATATTTGGATCTTGCTGTCATTGTTGTCATGCTTTTCAAGTTTAGTTATCAGTATTTATTTGCATACACTACATTGGAGAAGTAGTGAATTGCCAGAACATTTGGAAAGGTTCTAGATAAACAAAATTGTAATCAAGTAGAAATGGGAGGGAAGAGTGAATTTTTTGTGCTTGCCTTGGTAGCTTTTAGTATTGAAATATAGGTTTTTCTTTAGTGTAGTGTAGCAGATGAAGTAGAACCTACCGAATCAGCGCTTATGCCTACCCTAAACTCCTCCATGTACTACTAGCAACCCAAGGGGCGggatggggggggggggggggggggggggggggtgtttGGTGCATTGCATTTGTATTTGATAAGCATCCTGGCTTTTTGCATCAAAGAAATTCTGTCTCTTAAAAGATGGCAGAGAAAATTGCTGCTGGAAGATAGTTTAGGTTGATTTCGTTTCTCCACATAACACTTGTTATTGCATCATATCACTTCCAGCCAATATCAGTGGCCAAAGATTGTGAACAAATAAGGTGGCTAGCCCTCAGAATCACATAACATAACTATTGGTGGTTTTCACCATATTATGGCTTATAGTTCTGTTTGGGTCATCTAtagtaattaattttattttggataaattgCAGAACAACATTCCAGTGTTCTGTCCAGGTTTGACAGATGGGTCTTTGGGTGACATGCTATACTTCCATTCTTATCGTAGCCCAGGTCTGATTGTTGACATAGTGCAAGGTAATATTTCTTGTTCCAGTATGTTCCTTCCCATCACCCATCGGGTCACCGCCTCATTTAGGAAGATGGTATATGGAGATCTTAATTGCTAATTTTTTTGTATAGATATCAGGGCTATAAATGGTGAAGCTGTGCATGCGGCTCCTAGAAAGACCGGAATCATTGTTCTTGGAGGAGGGCTTCCTAAGCATCATATCTGCAATGCCAATATGATGCGTAATGGTGCAGATTATGCAGTTTTCATCAATACAGCTCAGGAATTTGATGGAAGTGATTCTGGAGCTCGTCCTGATGAGGCTGTATCTTGGGGGAAAATTCGTGGATCAGCTAAAACTGTAAAGGTAAACATTATCTTTTCgtccttttcattttttcactGTCAACTTCTATTGTTACTTAGATTTGAATGGTATTTGTGATTTTGGGCGTCTTGATTACAGTGGAATGTTAATATTCATTTCTTCTTCAAACCTTAATTTATAATTCATTGCTAATGTAATAATGATTCCTCTAAATTTGAACCAGGTGCATTGTGACGCAACCATTGCTTTTCCCCTACTGGTTGCTGAAACATTTGCCTCAAGGAGAAATGGATATGTCAAGGCCGTGGCTTAATGCAATATTTATCTGTTTGTGGTGATGAGCTAAGTGACATTTGAACTATTTTTAGGGTACCAATTAGGGATCTGACATAAGATGGACATAGATTGATTTAGGaatcttttactttttttactCAGAGCTCAATCATACTGTTTTACATGTGTTCCATTGATTACTTATTAAAGCACGCCTGTGGAAGTCCGATTCATATCTTTCGGCATGGCACCTTGGTGGTTTCACTTTTGTAGAGAACATGGGAAACTGCACAAGCAAAGCTATTTTGGTGAGTGttcataataattaattacacAATGAGAAACTCTTATTCATCAGATAATCAGAGGGGAGATGAAATATTTCCCCGAATGCAGTAATAATTAGTGGATTCTGCTACATATTATTGCCCTTTCTAATTTGGGATGACAGTGaaaatgtttgtttttgtatttttagtttAATGGTAGCCTTCATAAAGTATGCTGCAAATGCCCTTGAAGTTAAATATGGTTAGTTCTAATGTTAGGTTCTTAGCTATAATCTTTCATTCTGAAGTTTGAGCAAATCAATTGTGAATGCATAAatttttgaaattgtttagaAAATTATAGCATGAAGGATTAAAGCCCTATTTGGGCATTGTGATatctaaaattttgttatttgtccCTTGAGTTGTTATTCGGTAACTTTTGTCTCATGAGGTATTTCTATGAGTGacatttaattcattttttttttatggaaaattaattgatttgttaaCTTTTGCTACGTGATATAATTTTTGACATTGACATGTCATATATACAAGacaattgtttttaatttttttttttcatacatggttactttgttttttacaaagtaaagcttactttgtttttttcaccattagatgatggttgactttaacaaagtaagttcatcAAATGGttgtaaaaacaaagtaagcatagtctaatccaaacttaatgtgttaatgttttacttatttattcacataaaaaataaaacaattgcAATGTACAGGTTAGGTGTAAAAAATTGTGTAATGTGGTAAAATTTAATAATCAGTTATTTTTCCCTTAAAATGAGAGAATGAGATTTTAGATATTATTCTAAGAGTGAAGTTGCTTTGTAAAACTTACCCAGTTGGACTAAAAGTTTGAaatagatcaaagagaaaattacaaaactgggttaaatgggaggcccatttacatattaaacccatttactaattctactatatatctagactgattttgtgcgactttccaaaaataccctcaatatttacgcggagctcgccctatcccgtctgacttcgcatattcatccatatgcgaagcctgcgaagttaatgttttaatttacttaatgaatttagttcgcatatgcgaagcctgcgaagctgaagtttgttttgcttgatgaatttagttcgcatatgcgaatgctggatatgatttgaagctaatacgcgaagtggtatataacaaaaattggcaaacaacaacggattcgaacattaaaatcataacattatcaaaatttacaacaagattgccacaatgaactctactaactaa encodes:
- the LOC136219666 gene encoding deoxyhypusine synthase isoform X2, coding for MVDVVVTTAGGIEEDLIKCLAPTYKGDFSLPGAQLRAKGLNRIGNLLVPNDNYCKFEDWIIPIFDQMLKEQIEQNVSWTPSKLIARLGKEINDESSYLYWAYKNNIPVFCPGLTDGSLGDMLYFHSYRSPGLIVDIVQDIRAINGEAVHAAPRKTGIIVLGGGLPKHHICNANMMRNGADYAVFINTAQEFDGSDSGARPDEAVSWGKIRGSAKTVKVHCDATIAFPLLVAETFASRRNGYVKAVA